The window GAAACAGTTTTTTCCGCTCCGGCGACAGGATAGTATGCCCTTTGCACGCATATCGGTAAGGTGATACGATAGAAGCGACTGCTCGCACTTAATGTCCGACTGCAATTCGGTGACCGATTTCTCCGACCCGTCCGACAGCAGAGCGATCACACAGAGCCTGATCTCACTGGCCAGGGCCTTCAACAGATAGGCCACCTCTTCAAACTGCTCTTTGGCTACTTCTTGCACCTTTGTCTCCTGCATACAGATCCAATTTTATAAAATCAATATATAAACATATATTCATATGTTTTTGTTCACAAAGTTGGAAAATTTTGTTTACTGTTACTGTGCAAACCTCACCCTACTACTTCACTTTAAACAGATAGGAGAGTTTCGCCTCGATGATGCGATGTGCCGAACGGCTGAAGAAAAAGTCGGCTTTAGATTTGCGGTTCTCGAAGATATCACCCAGACCAAAGTAGTATCTACCCTCGAGCTGCAAACTGCCCGCTCCGGTTCTCACCTCCATTCCGACTCCCCCAACCAGTCCATAATCAAAACGTCGCGGTTCCAGGGTATATTGCATGCCAATCTGGGTATCGGGGTCGGCTTCCCGTCTTGCGGCAATATCAGCCGCAAGGGCATCGTTCATGTTGTCAGAGCTGGAGAGCAGAAAGCCAAGCTGCGGCCCGGCGTTGATAAGGAACCGGACCTTCTTGCCGAAATAGACGTGTGTCATAAAGGGGAGTTCCAGGTAGTTCAATCTCTTGTCGTACGAAAATCCGCTTTCGGGAGAAAAATCCTCCATCCACCCACGCTGGGCATAATTGAGTTCTACCAGTAATCCTAGGTGTTTTTCCGAGATATACTTTGCCGAAACGCCGCCATGAATTCCAATGAACGGCTGCTGGGAAACCGAAGGTGAAAAATCGACCGATGAAGCAAATGCTCCGCCCCCTACTCCGATATAGAGCTCCTTGTCGAACTGGTTCTTCTGTGCAGATATCTGTGCGGAACAGAGAAACAGGAGGATTCCGGCAATCAGCTGTCTCATTTACAAACATTTATTTATTTTTTGAACACTATTTTCAGCACCGTAATGAATCAGGTACAATCCGGTATTGATAAACCCGCCCCAGTTGTTTACCCGGTCGAACTTGAAGGAGAACTGCAGTGAATTTGAGGGGAGCCGGTTGATATAGTGCTCGAAATTGATACCGTAACGATAGATGGCATTCAGGAAATAGAGACCGGTTTCATATCCGAATATCCCGTACTTTGGATAGGTGTTAATCAGGTCGCGGCCATACCAATGCCTGAAATTCTCAATGAAATGCCGGGTGTTCTCATCCTGTTCATCAACGTAGAACGATGTGTAGAAATAGGTTCCAAACTGGTGTAAAGATCTTTTGATCTCCAAATTATAGGTCTGCCACTCCGGATATCCGAACAGCCGGGTAGTAATTCCCGGATGGGCCTGATGGACCTTTGAAAGGGCATCGATCACTTCGCGAAGTGCTCCCGAATCGCCGCTGGAGGGAACGATCACATTGTTTCCGCCGGACTGGAGCAACGGTGCGATTGCGGTTGAAAGTTCAGGTGTAAGGGAGACCTCACGGTAGCGGATACTCTTCCGTTTCAGATCACCTTTGAGGGTGGAAAGGAATTCAGCCTTGTCAGTCCGCCCAGGCACATTTACAAAAACCACATTGGCATTTCCAAATGTTTCGGTAAAAACTCCCGATGCTTTGGAATAGAAGTATGATTGGGGTGAGTTTACCTGGAAAATATGGTGATTGTTCTGCACCTCACTATTTTTTGATGAAAATGGGATGATATACTTGATATTGTGCTTCTTAGAGAAATTGGACATCAGCGAGATCTGCTCGTCGGTCATTCCTCCGATCAGCAGGTGCAGCGACTCCATCTCCATGGTTCCCAGCAGGCTCTCAAGCTTTGCCCGGCTACCGGTCTCAAAAACATACACCTCGATGTTTGCCCCCTCCTTTTTCATTTTATTCACCGCCAGCAGAAAACCTTCATAATACTCCTGCAACCTAAGGTGTTGTCCGTCAGAGCTGTCGAGGAATGGCAAGAGAAGACCTACCCTGATCACATCAGTATGTTGCATTTCGTTGCTCCTGATGAGAAGCCGGTTCGCTTCAATCTCCTTCACATGAATATCGTCGTCTAACCGGGAAATCTTCACCGGAATGATCAACTCCATATTGGTTTTCAATCCTGATGCAAGGGTAGGATTTGCTTTTTCGATCAACTCAACCGGAACATCATATGCCTGGGAGATCGAGTAGAGTGTCTCTCCCCGCTTCACCTTATACCGGATATTTTGCGTCTGCTGTTCAAATGGCACGAAGTCTGCCTGTTGCCGTGTAACCGGAATGCGGATCGTTTTTCCAATCTGGAAAGTCTCAACGGAGAGTCCTGTATTGGCGGCAATCAGATCTTCAGGTTTCAGGGAATAGGTCCTTGAAACCGAATAGAGCGTCTCTTTCGGTTGAATCGTGTGATAACGGTAATTCTCGCCGGAAGGGGAATAACTCTTATGCTGCGGAATAGCGATGGTCTCCCCTTCGGTTATATTCTCGGTCAGCCCGTAGTTGTATTGGAGGATCTCGCTTACAGTCGTGCCGTACATCTGGGCAATACCGAAGAGTGTCTCCCCCCTTGCAACACTATGCCTAAAGGTCTGGTTCTGGTCCGACGGAAGCGGCTGAGCAGCCTGAACCGGCTGCCGTGACACCGTTGCATCATCGATAACCGGGATCAACAGCTCCTGTCCATCCTTCAGCCCCGAAGCTGCTGATGGGTTGTACTTCAGGATATCATTCACCGAAACGTTGAAAGTCCGGGAGACCGCCATCAACCCCTCCCCCTTCTTAACGTTGTACCTGTAAAATGTCTGCCCGTTTGCTACAATTTTTTCGTAAGCCGGTCCCTGTGTCTGGGCTCCACCTGCCGCCGTGAAAAGAATGGCCATGGCGAAGAGCAACACAATTTTTTTCATTCGAAGTGACGTCTGCATTCCGTTTGTTTTAATCATACAGTAAAACTAGCAAAAGGGCAAAATTACAAATAAATATTTTTTATGGAACTTCGCCGGTGTTAATTAAAGTGATAATA of the Petrimonas mucosa genome contains:
- a CDS encoding ArsR/SmtB family transcription factor; translation: MQETKVQEVAKEQFEEVAYLLKALASEIRLCVIALLSDGSEKSVTELQSDIKCEQSLLSYHLTDMRAKGILSCRRSGKNCFYSIRDRRVVQLLHCIAGCN
- a CDS encoding porin family protein — protein: MRQLIAGILLFLCSAQISAQKNQFDKELYIGVGGGAFASSVDFSPSVSQQPFIGIHGGVSAKYISEKHLGLLVELNYAQRGWMEDFSPESGFSYDKRLNYLELPFMTHVYFGKKVRFLINAGPQLGFLLSSSDNMNDALAADIAARREADPDTQIGMQYTLEPRRFDYGLVGGVGMEVRTGAGSLQLEGRYYFGLGDIFENRKSKADFFFSRSAHRIIEAKLSYLFKVK
- a CDS encoding PBP1 and LysM peptidoglycan-binding domain-containing protein, with the protein product MKKIVLLFAMAILFTAAGGAQTQGPAYEKIVANGQTFYRYNVKKGEGLMAVSRTFNVSVNDILKYNPSAASGLKDGQELLIPVIDDATVSRQPVQAAQPLPSDQNQTFRHSVARGETLFGIAQMYGTTVSEILQYNYGLTENITEGETIAIPQHKSYSPSGENYRYHTIQPKETLYSVSRTYSLKPEDLIAANTGLSVETFQIGKTIRIPVTRQQADFVPFEQQTQNIRYKVKRGETLYSISQAYDVPVELIEKANPTLASGLKTNMELIIPVKISRLDDDIHVKEIEANRLLIRSNEMQHTDVIRVGLLLPFLDSSDGQHLRLQEYYEGFLLAVNKMKKEGANIEVYVFETGSRAKLESLLGTMEMESLHLLIGGMTDEQISLMSNFSKKHNIKYIIPFSSKNSEVQNNHHIFQVNSPQSYFYSKASGVFTETFGNANVVFVNVPGRTDKAEFLSTLKGDLKRKSIRYREVSLTPELSTAIAPLLQSGGNNVIVPSSGDSGALREVIDALSKVHQAHPGITTRLFGYPEWQTYNLEIKRSLHQFGTYFYTSFYVDEQDENTRHFIENFRHWYGRDLINTYPKYGIFGYETGLYFLNAIYRYGINFEHYINRLPSNSLQFSFKFDRVNNWGGFINTGLYLIHYGAENSVQKINKCL